A window of the Clupea harengus chromosome 8, Ch_v2.0.2, whole genome shotgun sequence genome harbors these coding sequences:
- the LOC105893207 gene encoding protein transport protein Sec16B-like, translating to MTLQMEPGKNARLVLVGGDLSLPLEEFACNRAIEQTELYEYCLSLSRNGLYLLNFQMFKILYARRLFGAGHFAEALKYAEAIGRAFLVSASVNQRVLSNLLKLCAILPPKMQGEWTEPPWMTSLKRLGKDLGLDDPTEPQQGLESPNQPQHVEALGTAHSSGGVEVVPLGTAHSSGLEVPRASPAEKDIPPALPQGQPEAQSVEPREVVSSPAASTSHVSPVKLETQKIDHLKEEKQEIEDKQDRFSILTVVHDNLRHSEEDISSACPNDPGNNRRLHKKSSAKKRFLTACFGCRSRAED from the exons ATGACTCTCCAAAtggaaccagggaaaaatgccAGGCTAGTTCTTGTTGGAGGAGACCTCAG CTTACCGCTCGAGGAGTTTGCGTGCAACCGTGCAATTGAGCAAACAGAATTGTACGAAtattgtctgtctctcagtcgcAATGGACTTTATCTATTAAACTTCCAG ATGTTCAAGATTTTGTATGCGAGGAGACTGTTTGGAGCAGGACATTTTGCAGAGGCCTTAAAATATGCGGAGGCCATTGGGAGAGCTTTCTTAGTGTCTGCATCCGTCAATCAACGAGTGCTGTCAAATCTCCTGAAG CTATGTGCCATCCTACCACCAAAGATGCAGGGAGAATGGACTGAACCGCCCTGGATGACGAGCCTCAAGAGGCTGGGAAAAGATTTAGGGCTCGACGACCCGACTGAGCCTCAACAAGGTTTAGAGTCACCCAATCAGCCACAGCATGTGGAGGCACTGGGCACAGCTCATAGcagtgggggggtggaggtggtgccACTGGGCACAGCTCATAGCAGTGGGCTGGAGGTGCCCAGAGCGTCTCCTGCTGAGAAGGACATTCCTCCTGCTCTACCCCAGGGCCAGCCTGAGGCCCAGAGTGTGGAGCCTAGAGAGGTCGTCAGCAGTCCAGCAGCCTCAACCAGTCATGTCTCTCCTGTGAAGCTGGAAACTCAGAAGATCGACCATCTGAAGGAAGAAAAGCAGGAAATAGAAGACAAACAGGACCGCTTCTCAATCCTCACTGTTGTCCATGATAATCTCAGGCACTCTGAAGAGGACATCAGCTCAGCCTGCCCGAACGACCCAGGGAACAACAGGCGACTTCATAAGAAGTCATCTGCCAAGAAG CGATTCTTGACTGCCTGTTTTGGCTGTCGGAGCAGGGCAGAGGATTAG